In one window of Aphidius gifuensis isolate YNYX2018 linkage group LG4, ASM1490517v1, whole genome shotgun sequence DNA:
- the LOC122853832 gene encoding uncharacterized protein LOC122853832: MAKNPALQQAYCDFMNDYESQGHIIKASPVEDHSRCYYLPHHSVIKESSTSTKLRVVFNGSQKTNTVQEYELTTVTYGTKPAPFLALATLKQLELEEGDRFPLVKSAISQGSYMDDIYVGADNIQQGIDKVVQIQQMLHSGGFELRKWISNSSELLSKIPVEFHEKSSTLSDSNQVFRTLGLNWDTTVDCFSYIPIVYKEPKAITKRVVLAQVAQLFDPLGWISPVVVKGELFMQSLWKIKLDWDEPIPENLLGPWRDFVSQLSHLSEIKIPRWLNLTLTVSSIEIHGFGDASDAGIGAVVYLVSVDTLGVANSNMIASKSKLAPIKAKSNSSNKTRATRHHVPGEDNPADIVSRGASSSQLHTDTLW; encoded by the exons ATGGCTAAAAATCCAGCTCTTCAACAGGCATATTGTGACTTCATGAATGATTACGAGTCACAAGGTCACATTATCAAAGCATCACCTGTTGAAGACCATTCTAGATGCTACTACCTACCACATCATAGTGTCATCAAAGAGTCGAGTACATCAACAAAGTTGAGAGTTGTATTTAACGGTTcgcaaaaaacaaatactg TTCAAGAGTACGAATTAACAACCGTAACATATGGTACCAAACCAGCACCATTTTTGGCTTTGGCTACTTTAAAGCAACTTGAACTGGAAGAGGGAGATAGGTTCCCGTTGGTTAAATCAGCTATTTCACAAGGGTCATATATGGATGACATATATGTTGGGGCTGATAATATACAACAAGGGATTGACAAGGTGGtacaaatacaacaaatgcTTCACTCAGGTGGCTTCGAGCTGAGGAAATGGATAAGTAACTCGAGTGAGTTATTGAGTAAAATTCCAGTAGAATTTCATGAGAAATCATCCACCTTGAGTGATAGTAATCAAGTTTTCAGGACACTTGGTCTCAATTGGGATACAACAGTTGATTGTTTTAGTTACATTCCAATAGTATATAAGGAACCTAAAGCAATCACTAAGAGAGTCGTTTTAGCACAAGTGGCCCAACTATTCGATCCACTTGGTTGGATATCACCAGTCGTAGTTAAGGGTGAATTATTTATGCAATCTTTATGGAAGATTAAGCTTGACTGGGATGAGCCAATTCCTGAAAATTTATTGGGTCCATGGAGAGACTTTGTCTCTCAACTGAGTCATCTATCTGAGATAAAAATACCGAGATGGTTGAATCTCACACTAACAGTTTCATCCATTGAGATTCATGGATTTGGTGACGCTTCTGATGCAGGAATTGGGGCTGTAGTGTACTTAGTGTCTGTTGATACTCTTGGTGTAGCCAACAGTAATATGATAGCATCAAAGTCGAAGCTAGCACCTATTAAGGCCAAATCCAACAGCTCCAATAAAACTAGA GCAACACGGCATCATGTGCCAGGTGAGGATAATCCAGCTGATATCGTATCACGTGgtgcatcatcatcacaacTGCATACAGACACGTTGTGGTGA